From a region of the Drosophila virilis strain 15010-1051.87 chromosome 3, Dvir_AGI_RSII-ME, whole genome shotgun sequence genome:
- the LOC6622981 gene encoding putative uncharacterized protein DDB_G0271606: protein METIPCASGVAQMQEHQQQQQSETLVNIKRVSLPFERQSPMDTDMTKAEDVAQMLKQKQQHAGSLVGVAAQAQLVNLSSMDSLCENVVNIPKELILISMVSQEQALYNPKHQLYRSTKSKDEKWSEIGSHVGWTDAQCKAKWKAMRDQYCRELKRSKTNTKGNVKWKYFKELDFLRPYALSRNYRSRGGQNSNGNLSSMSLPNMSTATNSSRANVNNNSFSNSNSSSQNLNLTTECGKFANIKIEERSSSLLENCSFVPTSTTTVTTVTDALDKKPDTSRGINAFFASQIMQQQQQQQQQQQQQQPSQQETNWNYLTDASGNAIGSTTSITVTCETPNQTSGNTLYNEFVDCVNAANVVSQSSTHNHQTNADEEDDDPIHTFLNMESYFEKELITLIQQEDMIYNYSNQNYRNVKLKLEIWDEIARKLKKPVKQCRQKWKALRDQYAREYKRLKTQVHIDATSRWKHYDSLGFLQKYIQQKSLDGDSLNMLLPKHELEEHMAESPLQHSEPQSSNLDTSPSSSSQLNMSTLPPLSGPHKVELSASMQQQQQQNVQQPSELCVASYDEMDIENYINGDVVHDDEGEENENEDMETTPTPEQPTQQQQQQQHVVNYEHNDDSVYLAVQSVSNALSKSEPLNETGSSLEPQQQQQQQQQQLQQQLQAAGEYTQKLEVHTPTSTSTRFQNTANTPSTSSQAVFPMGACSMAAEEDEIGAFFKAVAMKIRSAQLEPVAFTDLQIEILRVINEALRNH, encoded by the exons ATGGAAACCATACCATGTGCAAGTGGAGTGGCGCAAATGCAGgaacaccagcagcaacaacaatctgaAACCCTTGTTAATATAAAACGCGTTTCGCTGCCTTTCGAGCGGCAAAGCCCCATGGACACGGATATGACGAAAGCCGAGGATGTGGCGCAAATGCTaaaacagaagcagcagcacgcGGGAAGTCTGGTTGGCGTCGCGGCACAGGCACAGCTTGTAAATCTCAGCAGCATGGACAGCCTTTGCGAGAATGTGGTAAACATACCCAAGGAACTAATCCTCATATCGATGGTATCGCAGGAGCAGGCTCTTTACAATCCCAAGCATCAGCTCTATCGCAGCACTAAGAGCAAGGATGAAAAGTGGAGTGAAATTGGCAGCCATGTCGGCTGGACAG ATGCTCAATGTAAGGCCAAGTGGAAGGCCATGAGGGACCAATATTGCCGCGAGCTTAAACGCTCCAAAACGAATACCAAAGGCAACGTCAAATGGAAGTACTTCAAGGAGCTGGACTTTCTGCGTCCCTATGCGCTCTCACGCAA CTATCGATCACGTGGCGGGCAGAACAGCAATGGAAATTTGTCGTCGATGTCGCTGCCCAATATGAGCACAGCCACGAACAGCAGCAGGGCCAACGTCAATAACAATTCATttagcaacagcaatagcagcagccaAAATCTTAATCTGACCACCGAATGCGGCAAATTTGCCAACATCAAAATAGAGGAACGAAGTAGCTCGCTGCTGGAAAACTGCAGCTTTGTGCCGACATCAACAACGACGGTGACAACAGTAACGGATGCTCTTGATAAGAAACCGGATACGTCGCGCGGCATCAACGCATTCTTCGCTAGCCAAatcatgcagcagcagcaacagcagcaacagcagcagcagcagcagcagccgtcaCAGCAGGAAACCAATTGGAATTACTTGACTGATGCAAGTGGCAATGCCATTGGCTCTACCACCTCCATAACGGTCACCTGCGAGACGCCGAATCAGACTTCTGGGAATACGCTTTACAATGAGTTTGTGGACTGCGTAAATGCTGCCAACGTTGTGAGTCAATCGTCAACGCACAATCATCAAACGAATGCCGATGAGGAGGACGATGATCCAATACACACATTTCTCAATATGGAGAGCTACTTTGAGAAGGAGCTGATCACACTGATACAGCAGGAGGACATGATCTACAACTATAGCAATCAAAACTATCGCAATGTCAAACTAAAGCTGGAAATCTGGGATGAAATAGCGCGAAAACTTAAGAAGCCAG tcAAGCAATGCCGGCAGAAGTGGAAGGCACTGCGGGACCAATATGCGCGGGAGTACAAACGTCTGAAAACGCAGGTGCATATCGACGCCACGTCGCGTTGGAAGCACTATGATTCCCTCGGCTTTCTACAGAAATATATTCAACAAAAGTCGCT TGATGGAGATTCGCTGAACATGCTACTGCCCAAGCACGAACTTGAGGAGCATATGGCCGAATCGCCATTGCAGCATTCCGAGCCGCAGTCGAGCAACTTGGATACATCACCCAGTAGCTCATCCCAGCTTAATATGTCCACACTGCCGCCGCTATCGGGACCACACAAAGTCGAACTGTCTGCCtcaatgcagcagcaacagcagcagaatgTGCAGCAGCCCAGCGAGCTGTGCGTGGCCAGTTACGATGAAATGGATATAGAAAACTATATAAACGGCGATGTGGTGCATGATGATGAGGGTGAGGAGAACGAAAACGAGGATATGGAAACGACGCCAACACCCGAACAACctacacaacagcaacagcaacaacagcatgtAGTTAACTATGAGCATAATGATGATTCCGTTTATTTGGCCGTGCAAAGCGTGAGCAATGCCCTATCCAAGTCGGAGCCGCTCAATGAGACGGGCAGCAGCCtagagccacagcagcagcaacagcagcagcagcagcagttgcaacaacaactacaagcAGCTGGCGAATATACACAAAAGCTGGAGGTGCACACGCCCACCTCGACCAGCACACGCTTTCAAAATACGGCCAATACGCCATCAACATCTAGTCAGGCTGTCTTTCCAATGGGCGCTTGTTCTATGGCTGCAGAGGAGGATGAAATCGGTGCCTTCTTCAAGGCCGTTGCCATGAAAATACGCAGTGCCCAATTGGAGCCCGTGGCTTTTACTGATCTGCAAATTGAGATATTGCGGGTCATTAACGAGGCGCTGCGTAATCACTAG
- the Gbeta76C gene encoding guanine nucleotide-binding protein subunit beta-2 — translation MPKIDPETQGLYDEINGMIQKFKDDQNAKADCTLADKCGDMGDVPKIRFSSKKILKGHINKVNSVHFAGDSRHCVTGSLDGKLIIWDTWTANKVQIIPLRSAWVMTVAFSPSGNFVACGGMDNQCTVYDVNNRDASGVAKMVRELIGYEGFLSSCRFLDDGHLITGSGDMKICHWDLEKGVKTMDFNGHAGDIAGLSLSPDMNTYITGSVDKTAKLWDVREQGHKQMFFGHTMDVSSVCYHPSGFGFASCSEDQTARMYDLRADQQIGLYEPPQKNTGFTSCALSTSGRYLLCAGIEGSVHSWDAMKQRHTGTLSGHENRITCISLCPNGMCLASTSWDQQVRLWL, via the exons ATGCCGAAAATTGATCCAGAAACCCAAGGCCTCTACGATGAGATCAATGGCATGATACAAAAGTTTAAG GATGATCAAAATGCTAAGGCGGATTGCACACTGGCAGACAAATGCGGTGACATGGGCGATGTGCCCAAAATACGATTTTCTTCGAAAAAGATCTTAAAAGGGCACATAAACAAGGTGAACTCGGTGCATTTTGCGGGCGATTCACGCCACTGTGTCACCGGCTCATTGGATGGCAAACTGATCATTTGGGACACCTGGACGGCCAACAAAGTGCAAATTATACCATTGCGCTCAGCTTGGGTAATGACCGTTGCTTTCTCGCCGTCGGGCAACTTTGTGGCCTGCGGTGGCATGGACAACCAATGCACCGTCTACGATGTGAACAATCGTGATGCCTCTGGAGTGGCCAAAATGGTGCGTGAGCTAATTGGCTATGAGGGATTTCTAAGCTCGTGTCGTTTTCTGGATGATGGCCATTTGATAACCGGTTCGGGTGATATGAAAAT CTGCCACTGGGATTTGGAGAAGGGCGTCAAGACTATGGACTTTAATGGGCATGCTGGCGATATTGCGGGTCTTTCATTGTCACCCGATATGAATACTTATATAACCGGCTCAGTGGACAAAACTGCCAAGTTGTGGGATGTACGCGAACAGGGACACAAGCAAATGTTCTTCGGTCACACCATGGATGTGTCCTCCGTTTGC TATCATCCAAGCGGTTTTGGCTTCGCCTCCTGCTCGGAGGATCAAACGGCACGCATGTACGATTTGCGTGCAGACCAACAAATTGGACTCTATGAGCCGCCCCAGAAGAACACGGGCTTCACCTCGTGCG CTCTATCGACCAGCGGTCGCTACTTATTGTGCGCCGGCATTGAGGGCAGTGTGCACTCGTGGGATGCAATGAAGCAACGGCACACGG GCACGCTGTCTGgacatgaaaatcggataactTGCATCAGCCTGTGCCCCAATGGCATGTGTCTAGCCTCGACCAGTTGGGATCAACAAGTGCGCCTGTGGCTCTAA